Proteins co-encoded in one Pyxidicoccus xibeiensis genomic window:
- a CDS encoding YciI family protein has product MRVMVIVKATKNSEAGVMPSEKALTEMGKYNEELVKAGIMLAGDGLHPSVKGKRIQFSGNKRTVVDGPFAETKELVAGFWVWQVRSMEEAVEWARRCPDPMPGEEAVLELRPIFEASDFGDALTPELRAQEDRLRSEVESQQRKA; this is encoded by the coding sequence GGCGTCATGCCGAGCGAGAAGGCGCTCACCGAGATGGGCAAGTACAACGAGGAGCTCGTCAAGGCAGGCATCATGCTCGCGGGCGATGGCCTTCACCCGAGCGTGAAGGGCAAGCGCATCCAGTTCTCGGGGAACAAGCGCACCGTCGTTGACGGCCCCTTCGCCGAGACCAAGGAGCTCGTCGCCGGCTTCTGGGTGTGGCAGGTCCGGTCGATGGAAGAGGCTGTCGAGTGGGCGCGTCGCTGCCCCGACCCGATGCCGGGCGAGGAGGCCGTGCTCGAGCTCCGCCCCATCTTCGAGGCGAGCGACTTCGGGGATGCGCTCACCCCCGAGCTCCGCGCGCAGGAGGACCGTCTCCGCAGCGAGGTCGAGAGCCAGCAGCGCAAGGCGTAG
- a CDS encoding carboxypeptidase regulatory-like domain-containing protein, whose translation MRKGMTVAVAVLAIALGLGALLSRKQEPSSRPERPSRSATRTGTGFILPPAVPLPDGNLRIRGVLLGDGGPLAGVRLSATRPEAGHTLSELSCGDVLQRPEWKEPLQKCLSKAAGPLLEFVIAREGEAPVYAETVTESDGTFTLEGLPPGSFALWAMDARGAGMWPEVPAGTEGLTRVLGAGVTVEGRVSSEDGAPLAGVQVTAVHTGHTRFFDTETGADGRYRLGPLPLAEYRTAFSKEGWLPQLGKGAEHEQVTLHRPRRLVGRVLGEGRPAPGVRVQAERLGKPTGDDRQDSTLEQVATTDAEGRFTFEALGTAAYRLSATLGDRHAFAQVEQDALPSEVILELGSALRVEGTVRDAAGTPVPGARVYATQHEALTDAAGHYALGPMEPGRHRVRVSVPRYLFASEVVESGPGNARVDFTLESSVPIEGVVVDGEGHPVAGVALELKQYFEDGDGETYSVGFGFSDEEGHFVLEAPAPGEFSLEVTAKERRVREHLFVTAPSKDVRVVLPRKARVSGTLTDEHGVPFPGATVALWRAEGAAAAEGEDLRALWRAEGATGAEDEDLTDARGHFSLWGLEPGRFVLEATHVSGGVERSTSRPVELRENEALEVSLRLESGWTLTGLAVDAQGQPVSGVQIFPLPPQHAEPTWRRAAETVGLPPSALTGTDGRFTLRHLAGDEVWLEVRADDHRFVAARSTGGQPQLQRLHVLAGGGEVRLFLERLGHIHGRLTGPDGAPITRFRLNGKDLADPRGAFSRPVETSGTWRMELSAKGMAPVLREVEVSAGMDVDLGEIRISPGRRVQGRVLDATTSEPVVGASVLATPARIATLPIENHRDVVRTDASGAFTLPHVEAGPLPLFVEADGYRPGRIELGTDAAEDLTVLLVQGARVEFSIQDAQGKPMTAHVYLDRQGELLTARPYAVPGGSGVVQDVEPGDYRVLAFVPGPRRGSVVFEPRHVQVPAQGAVRVDLTARRTGATLELRVDDSVGFAVLYPGVAPPPRLFRDFPPVEARSFPYEGALPGDVTFRNLPPGRATLFLVERSLQGVHREELDVPAGGTLVRDVTPAWTPFVFGGF comes from the coding sequence ATGCGCAAGGGGATGACGGTGGCCGTTGCCGTGCTGGCCATCGCGCTCGGGCTGGGAGCCCTCCTGAGCCGGAAGCAGGAGCCCTCCAGCAGGCCGGAGCGCCCGTCCCGGAGCGCCACCCGGACGGGCACGGGCTTCATCCTCCCCCCTGCCGTGCCGCTCCCGGACGGAAACCTGCGCATCCGCGGCGTCCTGCTCGGAGACGGCGGTCCGCTCGCCGGAGTGCGCCTCTCCGCCACGCGGCCCGAGGCAGGACACACGCTGTCCGAGCTGTCCTGCGGCGACGTGCTCCAGCGACCGGAATGGAAGGAACCCCTCCAGAAGTGCCTGAGCAAGGCCGCCGGCCCCCTGCTGGAGTTCGTCATCGCCCGCGAGGGGGAAGCCCCCGTGTACGCCGAGACTGTCACGGAGAGCGACGGCACCTTCACCCTCGAGGGACTGCCCCCGGGGAGCTTCGCGCTCTGGGCGATGGATGCGCGCGGCGCGGGCATGTGGCCGGAGGTGCCGGCCGGAACGGAGGGCCTCACGCGGGTGCTCGGCGCGGGCGTCACGGTGGAGGGCCGCGTCTCCAGCGAGGACGGCGCGCCCCTGGCCGGCGTCCAGGTGACGGCGGTGCACACCGGCCACACCCGCTTCTTCGACACGGAGACGGGAGCGGACGGCCGCTACCGGCTCGGCCCGCTGCCGCTGGCGGAGTACCGCACCGCCTTCTCGAAGGAGGGCTGGCTCCCGCAGCTCGGCAAGGGCGCCGAGCACGAGCAGGTGACGCTCCATCGTCCCCGGCGCCTCGTGGGCCGCGTCCTGGGCGAAGGCCGTCCGGCGCCGGGCGTGCGCGTCCAGGCCGAGCGCCTGGGCAAGCCGACGGGCGACGACCGGCAGGACTCCACGCTGGAGCAGGTGGCCACCACGGACGCGGAGGGGCGCTTCACCTTCGAGGCGCTGGGCACTGCCGCGTACCGGCTCTCGGCCACGCTGGGCGACAGGCATGCCTTCGCGCAGGTGGAGCAGGACGCGCTCCCCTCCGAGGTCATCCTGGAGCTGGGCAGCGCACTGCGCGTCGAGGGCACGGTGCGTGATGCCGCCGGCACCCCCGTCCCGGGCGCGCGGGTGTACGCCACGCAGCACGAGGCGCTCACCGACGCCGCGGGCCACTACGCGCTGGGCCCCATGGAGCCCGGCAGACATCGCGTCCGGGTCTCCGTGCCCCGGTACCTCTTTGCCTCCGAGGTCGTGGAGTCCGGGCCAGGGAACGCGCGCGTGGACTTCACGCTCGAGTCCTCCGTCCCCATCGAAGGCGTGGTGGTGGACGGCGAGGGCCATCCGGTGGCCGGCGTCGCCCTCGAGCTGAAGCAATACTTCGAGGACGGCGATGGAGAGACCTACAGCGTGGGCTTCGGCTTCTCGGACGAGGAGGGCCACTTCGTGCTGGAGGCCCCCGCGCCGGGCGAATTCTCGCTGGAGGTCACCGCCAAGGAGCGCCGCGTCCGCGAGCACCTCTTCGTCACCGCTCCCTCCAAGGACGTCCGGGTGGTGCTGCCGCGCAAGGCCCGCGTGTCGGGGACGCTCACCGATGAGCACGGTGTCCCCTTCCCCGGGGCCACGGTGGCGCTGTGGCGCGCGGAGGGAGCGGCCGCGGCCGAGGGCGAGGACCTGAGGGCGCTGTGGCGCGCGGAGGGAGCGACCGGGGCAGAGGACGAGGACCTGACGGATGCTCGCGGGCACTTCTCCCTCTGGGGCCTGGAGCCGGGCCGCTTCGTGCTGGAGGCGACGCATGTGTCGGGCGGCGTGGAGCGCTCCACGTCCCGGCCCGTCGAGCTGCGAGAGAACGAGGCGCTGGAGGTGTCCCTGCGCCTGGAGTCGGGCTGGACGCTCACGGGGCTCGCGGTGGACGCGCAGGGCCAGCCGGTGTCCGGGGTGCAGATCTTCCCGCTGCCGCCCCAGCATGCCGAGCCCACGTGGCGGCGTGCGGCTGAGACAGTGGGGCTCCCGCCCTCCGCCCTCACCGGGACGGACGGCCGCTTCACGCTGCGGCACCTCGCGGGCGACGAGGTCTGGCTGGAGGTCCGCGCGGACGACCATCGCTTCGTGGCCGCCCGCTCCACGGGAGGTCAGCCACAGCTGCAGCGGCTCCACGTGCTCGCGGGAGGCGGGGAGGTGCGCCTCTTCCTGGAGCGACTGGGCCACATCCACGGCCGGCTCACCGGGCCGGACGGTGCCCCCATCACCCGCTTCCGCCTGAACGGGAAGGACCTGGCGGACCCGCGCGGAGCCTTCTCCCGTCCCGTCGAGACATCGGGCACCTGGCGCATGGAGCTGTCCGCGAAGGGAATGGCCCCGGTGCTGCGCGAGGTGGAGGTGAGCGCGGGCATGGACGTGGACCTGGGTGAAATCCGCATAAGCCCGGGCCGCCGGGTGCAGGGCCGGGTGCTGGACGCGACGACATCCGAGCCCGTCGTGGGCGCCAGCGTCCTCGCCACCCCCGCGAGAATCGCCACCCTCCCCATCGAGAACCACCGGGACGTCGTGCGCACGGATGCCAGCGGGGCCTTCACCCTGCCCCACGTGGAGGCCGGGCCGCTCCCGCTCTTCGTGGAGGCGGACGGCTACCGTCCCGGGCGCATCGAGCTGGGGACGGACGCCGCGGAGGACCTCACGGTGCTCCTCGTGCAGGGCGCCCGCGTGGAGTTCTCGATTCAGGATGCCCAGGGCAAGCCGATGACGGCCCACGTCTACCTGGACCGGCAGGGAGAACTCCTCACGGCGCGCCCCTACGCGGTCCCCGGAGGCTCGGGAGTGGTGCAGGACGTGGAGCCCGGCGACTACCGGGTGCTCGCCTTCGTGCCCGGCCCCCGCCGGGGCTCCGTCGTCTTCGAGCCCCGGCACGTCCAGGTCCCCGCCCAGGGAGCCGTGCGCGTCGACCTGACGGCGCGGC